Proteins encoded in a region of the Gemmatimonadaceae bacterium genome:
- a CDS encoding response regulator, which translates to MESFDSPAPAAPAPRTPAARGAAGDAAGDATREAAPDAAGVQPWEAADAAGTRLASTAATIKRDWSPLWIALVYAVLGILWIVWSDAAVLAIVRDQEALTRLQTYKGWFYVTASAALLFYLVRRRVNALNAAIASQQATTRERERLVTILEATTDLVCVINPDSSLRYLNAAGRRLLGIGPTEALDRFRSSQFLAPSDAGQRPDVQLLAGSADVLELERDLLRLDGSLVQVSQVLLVHRDAGGGVEFISTIARDITEQRRQEGALRQAQKMEAVGRLAGGVAHDFNNLLTVILNCGDALARSLPASDERREEASEIVQAAQRAARLTRQLLAFSRQQVLEARTVDVNTVVRNLLVMLRRLVGDNVQILDRLDPATPPILVDPNQLEQVLVNLVVNARDAMPRGGTITIRTADAHVGEKRVAVLEVKDTGVGMDEATRARIFEPFFTTKEMGHGTGLGLATVAGIVEQSGGEIVVESAPGRGSIFRVRFPAVAADDADPDAAARAAGTPASSEAVSSDWDPRCRIVVVEDQDAVRQVTARMLMAEGYDVVQARSAEEALRTINDGQDVALIVTDVEMPGIGGGALARLLERGDRRIPVLFMSGYTNDSLLRRGALPANASFVPKPFTQEVLRSAVRSAIRPSIGG; encoded by the coding sequence TCGTTCGACTCGCCCGCGCCGGCCGCTCCCGCACCGCGCACGCCGGCCGCCCGTGGTGCAGCCGGCGACGCGGCGGGTGACGCAACCCGCGAAGCCGCTCCCGATGCCGCCGGCGTACAACCATGGGAGGCAGCCGACGCGGCCGGCACGCGCCTGGCCAGCACCGCCGCCACGATCAAGCGGGATTGGTCGCCGCTCTGGATTGCCCTCGTCTACGCCGTCCTCGGCATCCTGTGGATTGTCTGGTCCGACGCCGCCGTGCTGGCCATCGTGCGCGACCAGGAGGCGCTGACGCGGCTCCAGACGTACAAGGGATGGTTCTACGTCACCGCCAGCGCCGCGCTCCTCTTCTACCTGGTGCGCCGGCGCGTGAACGCGCTCAATGCCGCCATCGCCTCGCAGCAGGCCACGACGCGCGAGCGCGAACGGCTCGTGACGATCCTCGAGGCCACCACCGACCTCGTGTGCGTGATCAATCCCGACAGCTCGCTGCGCTACCTCAACGCCGCGGGACGCCGGCTGCTGGGCATTGGCCCCACCGAAGCGCTGGATCGCTTCCGCTCGTCGCAGTTCCTCGCACCATCTGATGCGGGACAGCGCCCCGACGTGCAGCTGCTCGCCGGGAGCGCCGACGTGCTGGAGCTCGAGCGCGACCTCCTGCGCCTGGACGGGAGCCTGGTGCAGGTGTCGCAGGTGCTTCTCGTGCACCGGGACGCCGGCGGCGGCGTGGAGTTCATCTCGACCATCGCCCGCGACATCACGGAGCAGCGGCGGCAGGAAGGGGCGCTCCGTCAGGCGCAAAAGATGGAGGCGGTCGGCCGCCTGGCCGGCGGCGTCGCGCACGACTTCAACAACCTGCTCACCGTCATCCTCAACTGCGGCGACGCGCTGGCCCGCTCGCTCCCTGCGTCGGACGAGCGGCGCGAAGAGGCCAGCGAGATCGTGCAGGCGGCGCAGCGCGCGGCACGACTCACGCGGCAACTGCTCGCCTTCTCCCGGCAGCAGGTCCTCGAGGCACGGACGGTCGACGTCAACACCGTCGTCCGCAACCTGCTCGTGATGCTGCGGCGGCTGGTGGGCGACAACGTCCAGATCCTCGACCGCCTGGACCCGGCGACACCTCCCATCCTCGTCGACCCTAACCAACTGGAGCAGGTCCTGGTGAACCTGGTGGTCAACGCCCGCGATGCGATGCCGCGCGGCGGGACGATCACCATTCGCACCGCCGATGCGCACGTCGGCGAGAAGCGCGTCGCAGTGCTGGAGGTGAAGGACACGGGCGTCGGGATGGATGAAGCGACGCGCGCCCGGATCTTCGAGCCCTTCTTCACCACGAAGGAGATGGGACACGGCACCGGGTTGGGGCTGGCCACGGTGGCGGGGATCGTGGAGCAGTCGGGGGGCGAGATCGTCGTCGAGAGCGCCCCCGGGCGCGGTTCCATCTTTCGCGTGCGCTTTCCCGCCGTTGCGGCTGACGACGCCGACCCCGACGCCGCGGCGCGCGCCGCCGGCACCCCCGCCAGCAGCGAGGCCGTGTCGAGCGACTGGGACCCGCGCTGCCGCATCGTGGTCGTGGAGGACCAGGACGCGGTGCGACAGGTGACGGCGCGCATGCTGATGGCCGAGGGGTACGACGTGGTGCAGGCCCGCTCGGCCGAGGAGGCGTTGCGCACGATCAACGACGGCCAGGACGTGGCGCTGATCGTCACCGACGTGGAGATGCCGGGCATCGGGGGAGGGGC